One window of Pirellulales bacterium genomic DNA carries:
- a CDS encoding DUF6361 family protein, producing MPSTFTWLDYSESERRKMLDVIELFGERATRDELGLGGVRDAFADLLFPGTSTIQTRAKYFLFVPWIYLTLEEKQVAPDRVEHRARKLEVELMNVIASSGDSSGLIGKRARENVRRLASSVYWLGLETWGIRLFPGSEDQYHRSLKLFYARRQGRPSRQDFGGETPPDPDICNWHGGIPAAPPSFPQGITFDLSQPEAEYLRERVLANCPRSFLAHILRTRISVGEVDACWDLAHDVPDVFTEQLTHGRNFSEIMWGAQLLYNLMLAELRPWPEQIDEYREALTEWWELLTRRRDDLRNWDRRRFWQIVRGANPQVSFPAQAFVNQWINAVLVTANVAGIVDGQATRALIDRREYALKRGQSRLKNRRALELWNGAAGAGQMDLRWNAAKSIVSDILPSLGN from the coding sequence ATGCCATCTACTTTCACTTGGCTTGACTATTCGGAATCTGAGCGTCGCAAAATGCTCGACGTCATCGAGCTTTTCGGCGAACGCGCGACGAGGGACGAGCTTGGTTTGGGCGGGGTCCGTGACGCATTCGCGGATTTACTGTTTCCGGGCACCAGCACGATCCAGACGCGCGCGAAATACTTCCTGTTCGTGCCCTGGATCTACCTGACACTCGAAGAAAAGCAGGTCGCACCCGACCGCGTCGAGCATCGTGCCCGAAAGCTTGAAGTGGAGTTGATGAACGTCATCGCCTCGTCGGGTGATTCAAGCGGCTTGATTGGCAAGCGGGCCAGGGAAAACGTGCGGCGACTCGCAAGCAGCGTCTATTGGCTTGGGCTCGAAACATGGGGAATTCGCCTTTTCCCTGGCTCAGAAGACCAATACCACCGTTCGCTCAAGCTGTTCTATGCGCGCCGACAGGGCCGACCATCGCGGCAGGACTTTGGCGGAGAAACTCCACCCGATCCCGACATTTGCAACTGGCACGGCGGCATCCCCGCGGCGCCCCCAAGTTTTCCGCAAGGCATTACCTTTGACCTCTCGCAGCCCGAGGCCGAGTATCTTCGTGAACGGGTCCTGGCGAATTGCCCGCGATCCTTCCTGGCACACATCCTTCGCACGCGGATTTCGGTAGGCGAAGTCGATGCCTGCTGGGACCTTGCGCACGACGTGCCGGACGTGTTCACTGAACAGTTGACGCATGGGCGAAATTTTTCAGAGATCATGTGGGGCGCCCAACTGCTTTACAACCTGATGCTGGCCGAACTTCGACCGTGGCCGGAGCAAATCGATGAATACCGCGAGGCTCTCACCGAGTGGTGGGAACTCCTGACTCGGCGCCGTGATGACCTAAGAAACTGGGATCGCCGGCGGTTTTGGCAAATTGTTCGCGGCGCGAATCCACAAGTGAGCTTCCCTGCGCAGGCGTTCGTCAATCAGTGGATCAATGCCGTTTTGGTGACGGCCAACGTCGCAGGAATTGTCGACGGCCAGGCGACCCGCGCTCTTATCGACCGCCGTGAGTATGCGCTCAAACGCGGACAATCGCGCCTGAAAAACAGGAGAGCGCTGGAGCTGTGGAACGGCGCCGCGGGAGCCGGGCAAATGGATCTTCGCTGGAACGCCGCCAAGTCGATCGTGTCGGATATACTGCCGAGTTTGGGAAACTAG
- a CDS encoding serine/threonine-protein kinase: MNQPLADSPLALPDADTPRDDFDETLGHAIDAGRLDASLAADPKLAGAFAADQRLESLFALMRGELPLPPGEGWGEGREDEPAPTQLGRYQKQSTLGAGAFGNVYLARYPDLNRDVAIKVSRVGTFTTAGALDKFRTEARHAASLNHPQIVTIHDVGRENNRLYIVMEYVPGQTLAELIDGGPVAPGRAAELLEMVADALRHAHKLGFVHRDLKPANILLDEQGRPHVADFGLLVSEETQRAGGARRRHARLHERQSRVMPCGRVIKASYGSRECDRGYTTDGLRP, translated from the coding sequence ATGAACCAGCCGCTTGCTGACTCGCCGCTTGCTTTGCCCGACGCGGACACGCCGCGCGACGACTTCGACGAAACGCTCGGCCACGCCATCGACGCCGGCCGGCTCGACGCTTCTCTGGCCGCCGATCCAAAACTCGCCGGCGCCTTCGCGGCCGATCAGAGGCTCGAATCGCTGTTCGCCCTGATGCGCGGCGAACTCCCTCTCCCGCCGGGAGAGGGTTGGGGTGAGGGCCGCGAAGACGAACCCGCCCCCACGCAACTCGGCCGCTACCAGAAACAGTCCACCCTCGGCGCCGGCGCCTTCGGCAATGTCTACCTGGCCCGCTACCCCGATCTGAACCGCGACGTAGCGATCAAAGTCTCGCGCGTCGGCACCTTCACCACGGCCGGCGCGCTCGACAAGTTCCGCACCGAGGCCCGCCACGCCGCCAGTCTTAATCATCCGCAGATCGTCACCATCCATGACGTCGGTCGCGAAAACAATCGGCTTTACATCGTCATGGAGTACGTGCCCGGCCAAACGCTGGCGGAACTTATCGACGGCGGCCCCGTCGCGCCCGGCCGCGCCGCGGAGCTACTGGAAATGGTGGCCGACGCCTTGCGCCACGCCCACAAGCTCGGCTTCGTTCATCGCGACCTGAAGCCGGCCAACATCCTGCTCGACGAACAGGGCCGGCCGCACGTGGCCGACTTCGGCCTGTTGGTGAGCGAGGAAACGCAGCGCGCTGGCGGGGCACGTCGCCGGCACGCCCGCCTTCATGAGCGCCAATCACGGGTCATGCCATGCGGCCGCGTGATCAAGGCTTCCTACGGATCCCGAGAGTGTGACAGGGGCTATACCACCGATGGACTACGGCCGTGA
- a CDS encoding antitoxin family protein, with the protein MSNVIHAIYEQGVFRPVGPVDLPERTRVEFEPRVVPDESAAPSFWKSPSLDELAAQQGVSPVSELDELSDLWPADDDPDELLEHIQRERAARRSLVPEKPE; encoded by the coding sequence ATGAGCAACGTCATTCACGCCATTTATGAACAAGGCGTATTTCGCCCAGTCGGTCCGGTTGACCTGCCCGAACGCACCCGCGTTGAATTCGAGCCGCGCGTCGTGCCCGATGAATCTGCCGCTCCGTCCTTCTGGAAATCGCCATCGCTTGACGAGCTGGCGGCCCAGCAGGGAGTTTCGCCGGTCTCGGAACTCGATGAGTTGAGCGACCTGTGGCCGGCCGACGATGATCCCGACGAACTGTTGGAGCACATTCAACGCGAACGCGCGGCGCGGCGCAGTCTCGTGCCGGAGAAGCCCGAGTGA
- a CDS encoding response regulator has protein sequence MKTVFTTGEAAKICKVSQQTIIRCFDSGQLKGFRVPGSRFRRIPREQLFHFMRDNGIPTDALESGKRKVLLVDDDQELVELITDVLERDGRFEVRTANNGFDAGMMVKEYRPDLIVLDVMLPDINGKEVCQRVRSDSTMDEVRIICISGMVEEDKIDDLRASGANDFLHKPFEVEALIDRMCMLLEMETATTVR, from the coding sequence ATGAAAACTGTGTTCACTACGGGCGAGGCGGCCAAGATTTGCAAGGTCAGCCAGCAAACGATTATTCGGTGTTTTGATTCGGGACAACTCAAGGGTTTCCGCGTGCCGGGCAGCCGTTTTCGGCGAATTCCGCGGGAACAGCTCTTTCACTTCATGCGCGACAACGGCATTCCCACCGACGCGCTGGAAAGCGGCAAACGCAAGGTGCTGCTCGTCGATGACGACCAGGAACTGGTCGAGCTGATCACCGACGTACTGGAACGCGACGGCCGCTTCGAGGTCCGCACGGCCAACAACGGCTTCGACGCCGGCATGATGGTCAAGGAATATCGCCCCGACCTGATCGTGCTCGACGTCATGCTGCCCGACATCAACGGCAAAGAGGTTTGCCAGCGGGTCCGCAGCGACAGCACCATGGACGAGGTGCGGATCATCTGCATTTCGGGCATGGTCGAGGAAGACAAGATCGACGACCTGCGGGCTTCGGGCGCCAACGACTTCTTGCACAAGCCGTTCGAGGTGGAAGCCCTGATCGACCGCATGTGCATGCTGCTGGAAATGGAAACCGCCACGACGGTCCGCTAG
- a CDS encoding HAMP domain-containing sensor histidine kinase codes for MSEFDERLTAAKLEAMAEFAAGAGHEINNPIAVIAGRAQLLLDGETDPQRRRELAVIQAQAMRVYEMIADMMLFARPPAPRLADCDMATVAENVVAELAGKAREKQVRLELQTCSQPFTLSADANQLAVAVQALCQNALDAVDRGGCVSVSVERLPAANIPGEDRIAITVADDGGGIAADAQEHLFDPFYCGRPAGRRLGMGLAKAWRIVRNHRGWISAENRPTGGAMFMMVLPATVTASEH; via the coding sequence ATGAGCGAATTCGACGAGCGCCTGACGGCTGCCAAGCTGGAAGCGATGGCTGAATTTGCGGCCGGGGCGGGCCACGAGATCAACAACCCGATCGCCGTCATCGCCGGCCGGGCACAATTGCTGCTCGACGGCGAGACGGATCCGCAGCGGCGACGCGAACTGGCGGTCATCCAAGCGCAGGCCATGCGCGTGTATGAGATGATCGCCGACATGATGCTTTTTGCCCGGCCGCCTGCCCCGCGGCTTGCTGATTGCGACATGGCGACGGTCGCGGAGAACGTTGTGGCGGAACTTGCCGGCAAGGCCCGTGAAAAGCAGGTCCGCCTAGAGCTGCAGACGTGCTCGCAACCGTTCACCCTATCGGCCGACGCGAACCAGTTGGCCGTGGCCGTGCAAGCGCTTTGCCAGAACGCGTTGGATGCCGTCGATCGCGGCGGATGCGTGAGTGTGAGCGTCGAGCGTCTGCCTGCTGCCAACATTCCAGGTGAAGATCGCATCGCCATCACGGTCGCCGACGACGGGGGCGGCATCGCGGCCGATGCCCAGGAACATCTTTTCGATCCCTTCTATTGCGGACGCCCGGCCGGGCGACGCTTGGGCATGGGGCTGGCCAAAGCATGGCGCATCGTCCGCAATCACCGGGGCTGGATCTCCGCTGAGAATCGGCCGACGGGAGGTGCGATGTTTATGATGGTACTCCCAGCCACCGTCACTGCTTCAGAGCATTAG
- a CDS encoding transposase codes for MITERRFDSNHESEWRVSDEAWQRVYPILLEDSPLRKGPGRKPADWRQVLNGIVYRLRTGCHWNKLPKEFGDDSTIHRWYQRWSKNGVLSRVLSELRGEWQDAPELEPRMTAAPELDTEAHVGSR; via the coding sequence ATGATTACCGAGCGGAGATTCGATAGTAATCACGAGTCCGAGTGGCGGGTTTCCGACGAGGCATGGCAGCGGGTCTACCCGATTCTGTTGGAGGACAGCCCGTTGCGAAAAGGTCCGGGCCGCAAGCCGGCCGATTGGCGACAAGTGCTCAACGGCATCGTTTACCGCCTGCGGACCGGCTGCCACTGGAACAAACTGCCCAAAGAGTTCGGCGACGACAGCACTATCCACCGCTGGTATCAGCGATGGAGCAAGAACGGCGTGTTGTCGCGGGTGCTGTCGGAATTGCGGGGCGAATGGCAAGATGCCCCTGAGCTTGAGCCACGCATGACGGCCGCGCCGGAGCTTGACACAGAAGCGCACGTTGGCAGTCGCTGA
- a CDS encoding polysaccharide biosynthesis/export family protein has translation MNTARHQVAPTSALVLAVSLLAGCSSSGGTFTLFPTGDYLLKSTKLVRRSVPRQLPVPRELEKTLLPDYVLQPGDVLVVDPTALDSPVRFPADQTILADGTIDLGRFGRIIVAGKTIEQVEADVAAAVRGVEPGAAPGVNVRLVNPQSAVYYVLGEVNSPGSFPLIGRETVLDALLAAGGLSDKASPCNIILSRPTEPSGCRTVLPVCYRHIVQLGDTTTNYQIMPGDRVYVATRTFGEALFNKRSCPICQGVQCPCPSSSALLPALPTITPPRVIGGAIPLPATDESLPESPYVPNEMPKAPPIDDATGMDEDAPPVLSRTSAVVRP, from the coding sequence ATGAATACGGCGCGTCACCAAGTTGCCCCAACAAGTGCCCTGGTCTTGGCCGTCTCGCTGCTGGCCGGCTGCTCGTCGTCCGGCGGCACCTTCACCCTATTTCCCACCGGCGACTACCTGCTGAAGTCGACGAAACTCGTGCGGCGAAGCGTACCCCGCCAACTGCCGGTGCCGCGCGAACTGGAAAAGACCCTTCTGCCGGACTACGTCCTCCAGCCCGGTGATGTGCTCGTCGTTGACCCGACGGCGCTCGACTCACCGGTCCGCTTTCCGGCCGACCAGACGATTCTGGCCGACGGCACCATCGACCTGGGTCGTTTCGGCCGCATCATTGTGGCCGGCAAAACCATCGAGCAAGTCGAAGCCGACGTCGCCGCCGCGGTGCGGGGCGTGGAGCCAGGCGCCGCCCCAGGCGTCAACGTGCGACTGGTGAATCCCCAGAGCGCGGTCTACTACGTGCTGGGCGAGGTGAACTCGCCCGGCTCGTTCCCGTTGATCGGTCGCGAGACGGTGCTCGACGCGCTTCTGGCGGCCGGCGGTTTGAGCGACAAGGCCTCGCCGTGCAACATCATTCTGAGCCGGCCCACCGAGCCCAGTGGCTGCCGCACGGTGCTGCCGGTTTGCTACCGCCACATCGTGCAATTGGGCGACACCACCACCAACTATCAAATCATGCCGGGCGACCGTGTGTATGTGGCCACGCGGACCTTTGGTGAAGCGCTATTCAACAAGCGGTCCTGCCCGATCTGCCAGGGCGTGCAATGCCCCTGCCCGAGCAGTTCGGCCTTGCTGCCCGCTCTACCCACCATCACGCCGCCGCGCGTCATTGGCGGCGCGATCCCCCTGCCAGCGACCGACGAATCGCTGCCCGAATCGCCGTATGTTCCCAACGAGATGCCGAAGGCCCCGCCGATCGACGACGCAACGGGCATGGACGAGGACGCACCGCCCGTCTTGTCGCGAACATCGGCGGTGGTCCGTCCGTAG
- a CDS encoding DUF1549 domain-containing protein has translation MQRRPMAVTAVVLLVAFGYSSAPARAAKTPGLGDPGRLASAEFAKIGQPPLDGPDARKQLLVDGMYSSGQVRDLTPTITWQASPGGIVAISPTGLVTPLADGVVKITAKSEGGMQAVTELTVKNFNTPRPINFPNQIVPIFTKNGCNAGGCHGKSTGQNGFRLSLLGFYPSDDYEFLVKEARGRRLFPSAPDQSLLLLKATNTVAHGGGHRLEKESYEYGQIVRWLEQGMPYGKPDDPVVERIEVFPDTRAMDRDSRRQLAVLAYYSDGSTEDVTHIAQYESNDGEMAEVSPAGLVHTFDLTGDVAVMARFQGQVSVFRATLPLGIEVADGSLPPRRNFIDELVFAKLKALGIPPSPVCDDATFVRRATLDIAGRIPAADEALAFTADTDSQKRDKLIDLLLDSAGYADYFANKWSVILRNQRVNQNYTRGTYAFHDWIRRGILTNKPYDQFVRDIVGASGEMGQNPPVAWYRAVQTSEQQLEDTAQLFLGLRIQCARCHHHPFERWSQHDYYSFSAFFSRVGRKNGINGLQPRDEQRIFHNRGEAVARNPRTGENLKPAGLGSGPVEIEPEHDPRQALVDWMASADNPFFAPALVNRYWKHFMGRGIVEPEDDMRVTNPASNPELLQALARHFIDSRFDMKELIRTICRSSSYQLSSEPNEFNAADKQNFSYYHPKRLNAEVLYDALNQVTATATNFSGLPSGTRAVQLPDSGVQNYFLTVFGRPQATSPCECERSQEANLAQSLHLLNSNEVQGKLQAGDGRAAKLARDKDRSDADKIRELYAWAYARQPDKGELSLTIDYLARHENKQQAYEDILWALINTKEFLFNH, from the coding sequence ATGCAACGCAGGCCAATGGCGGTGACGGCGGTCGTTCTTCTGGTCGCATTCGGGTATAGTTCGGCCCCGGCCAGGGCGGCGAAAACGCCGGGCCTCGGCGATCCCGGTCGCCTTGCCAGCGCCGAGTTCGCCAAGATCGGCCAGCCGCCGCTCGATGGGCCGGACGCACGCAAGCAACTGCTCGTCGACGGCATGTATTCCAGCGGCCAGGTGCGCGATCTGACGCCCACGATCACCTGGCAGGCCTCGCCCGGGGGCATTGTGGCCATCAGCCCGACCGGCCTGGTGACGCCGCTGGCCGACGGTGTCGTCAAGATCACGGCCAAGTCGGAAGGTGGCATGCAGGCGGTAACCGAACTGACCGTCAAGAACTTCAATACGCCCCGCCCAATCAACTTTCCCAACCAGATCGTACCGATCTTCACCAAGAACGGTTGCAATGCGGGCGGCTGTCACGGCAAGTCCACTGGCCAGAACGGCTTTCGTCTTTCGCTGCTCGGTTTCTATCCCAGCGACGACTACGAGTTTCTCGTCAAAGAGGCCCGCGGCCGACGGCTGTTCCCCAGCGCGCCCGACCAAAGCCTGTTGCTGTTGAAAGCCACCAACACCGTCGCGCACGGCGGCGGGCATCGCCTGGAAAAAGAGAGCTATGAATACGGGCAAATCGTCCGCTGGCTCGAGCAAGGGATGCCCTATGGCAAGCCCGACGATCCCGTGGTCGAGCGCATCGAAGTCTTCCCCGACACGCGGGCGATGGACCGCGACAGCCGGCGGCAACTGGCCGTGTTGGCTTATTACAGCGACGGCTCGACCGAAGACGTGACGCACATCGCTCAGTATGAATCGAACGACGGCGAGATGGCCGAAGTGTCGCCGGCCGGGCTGGTTCACACGTTCGACCTGACCGGCGACGTGGCCGTGATGGCCCGCTTTCAGGGGCAGGTGAGCGTGTTTCGCGCCACGCTGCCGCTGGGCATCGAGGTGGCCGACGGCAGCCTGCCGCCGCGCCGCAACTTTATCGACGAGCTGGTCTTCGCGAAGCTCAAGGCACTCGGCATTCCGCCGTCGCCCGTTTGCGACGACGCCACCTTCGTGCGGCGTGCCACGCTCGACATCGCCGGGCGGATCCCCGCGGCCGATGAAGCCCTGGCGTTCACGGCCGACACCGATTCGCAAAAGCGGGACAAGCTGATCGACCTCCTGCTTGATAGCGCCGGTTACGCCGATTACTTCGCCAACAAGTGGAGCGTCATCCTGCGAAACCAGCGGGTGAACCAGAACTACACCCGCGGCACCTACGCCTTCCACGATTGGATTCGCCGCGGCATTCTGACCAACAAGCCCTACGACCAGTTCGTCCGCGACATTGTTGGAGCGTCGGGCGAGATGGGGCAGAACCCGCCGGTCGCCTGGTACCGGGCCGTGCAGACCTCCGAGCAGCAGCTTGAAGACACGGCCCAGCTTTTCCTCGGCCTGCGGATTCAGTGTGCCCGTTGCCATCATCATCCCTTCGAGCGTTGGAGCCAGCACGATTATTACTCGTTCTCGGCGTTCTTCTCGCGCGTGGGCCGCAAGAACGGCATCAACGGCCTGCAGCCCCGCGACGAGCAGCGGATCTTTCACAACCGCGGGGAAGCCGTTGCCCGCAACCCTCGCACGGGCGAAAACCTCAAGCCCGCCGGCCTGGGAAGCGGGCCGGTGGAGATCGAGCCCGAGCACGATCCGCGGCAGGCATTGGTGGATTGGATGGCCTCCGCCGACAACCCCTTCTTCGCGCCGGCCTTGGTGAACCGTTACTGGAAACACTTCATGGGCCGCGGCATCGTCGAGCCGGAAGACGACATGCGCGTGACCAATCCTGCGTCGAATCCCGAATTGTTGCAGGCATTGGCCCGGCATTTCATCGACAGCCGCTTCGACATGAAGGAGCTGATCCGCACGATCTGCCGATCGAGCAGCTATCAACTCAGCTCGGAGCCGAACGAGTTCAACGCCGCCGACAAACAGAACTTTTCGTATTACCATCCGAAGCGACTCAACGCCGAAGTGCTGTACGACGCTTTGAATCAGGTGACGGCGACGGCGACGAATTTTAGCGGCCTGCCGTCGGGCACGCGGGCGGTGCAGTTGCCCGACAGCGGCGTGCAGAATTATTTTCTGACGGTGTTCGGCCGGCCGCAGGCCACCAGCCCCTGCGAGTGCGAGCGGTCGCAAGAAGCGAACCTGGCTCAGAGCCTGCACTTGTTGAACTCCAACGAGGTGCAAGGCAAGCTGCAAGCCGGCGACGGCCGGGCGGCCAAGCTGGCCCGCGACAAAGACCGTAGCGACGCCGACAAGATTCGCGAGTTGTATGCCTGGGCCTACGCCCGCCAGCCCGACAAGGGCGAGCTTTCGTTGACGATCGACTATTTGGCCCGGCACGAGAACAAGCAACAGGCTTACGAGGACATTCTTTGGGCGTTGATCAATACCAAAGAGTTTTTGTTCAATCATTAG
- a CDS encoding type II toxin-antitoxin system RelE/ParE family toxin, whose amino-acid sequence MKLNILAEAEQEIESARRYLNEQSAGRGGRFLNDLESTLEKVLDQPLRFGKLETLPDSPYRRALLKHFRYAVVFEVLMMKFWWWPSLIRAVSRTTGSDDVAESNYSG is encoded by the coding sequence GTGAAACTGAATATTCTGGCGGAAGCCGAGCAAGAAATCGAGTCGGCGCGCCGTTATCTCAACGAGCAGTCCGCCGGGCGTGGCGGTCGCTTTCTAAACGATCTCGAAAGCACGCTGGAAAAGGTACTTGATCAGCCGCTTCGGTTTGGCAAGCTGGAAACCCTGCCCGACTCACCGTACCGTCGCGCATTATTGAAGCATTTTCGGTACGCCGTCGTGTTCGAGGTTTTGATGATGAAATTCTGGTGGTGGCCGTCGCTCATACGAGCCGTGAGCCGAACTACTGGCTCGGACGACGTGGCTGAGAGCAATTACTCCGGGTAG
- the cysK gene encoding cysteine synthase A encodes MATAPTTGIHEDITRCIGNTPLVRLGKIAEGCGATVAAKVENMNPLWSVKDRIAVSMIEAAERDGKLCGDTVVIEPTSGNTGIGLAYVCAARGYKIKVTMPESMSLERRRMLKALGAEVILTPAADGMPGAVRKAEEILAENKNHFMPQQFNNPANPEVHRRTTAEELWRDTNGEIDLFVSGVGTGGTITGVGEAIKKRKPSLHVVAVEPVNSPVITQKRAGQPLKPGRHTIQGIGAGFIPNVLNVDVIDEVVQVADDDAAETARSLARLEGLMCGISSGAAAWAALKLARQPEHKGKLIVVVLPDIGERYLSTKLYPE; translated from the coding sequence ATGGCCACCGCACCGACGACTGGAATCCACGAAGACATCACGCGTTGCATCGGCAACACTCCGCTGGTGCGGCTGGGAAAGATCGCCGAGGGATGCGGGGCCACCGTGGCCGCCAAAGTCGAGAACATGAACCCGCTGTGGAGCGTCAAAGATCGCATCGCGGTCTCCATGATCGAGGCCGCCGAACGCGACGGCAAGCTCTGCGGCGACACCGTGGTCATCGAGCCGACCAGCGGCAATACCGGCATCGGGCTGGCTTACGTCTGCGCCGCCCGCGGCTACAAGATCAAGGTCACCATGCCCGAAAGCATGAGCCTCGAGCGGCGGCGGATGCTCAAGGCCCTGGGCGCGGAGGTGATCCTCACGCCGGCGGCCGACGGCATGCCCGGCGCCGTTCGCAAGGCCGAAGAGATTCTGGCCGAGAACAAGAACCACTTCATGCCGCAGCAGTTCAACAACCCGGCCAACCCGGAGGTCCATCGCCGCACCACGGCCGAAGAGTTGTGGCGCGACACGAACGGCGAGATCGACCTTTTCGTTTCCGGCGTCGGCACGGGCGGCACGATCACCGGCGTGGGCGAAGCGATCAAGAAGCGCAAGCCCTCGCTGCACGTGGTGGCGGTCGAGCCGGTCAATAGTCCGGTCATCACGCAGAAGCGTGCCGGCCAGCCGCTGAAGCCGGGCAGGCACACCATTCAGGGAATTGGGGCCGGCTTCATTCCCAACGTGCTCAACGTCGACGTCATCGACGAGGTGGTGCAAGTGGCCGACGACGACGCGGCCGAGACCGCCCGCAGCCTGGCCCGGCTGGAGGGCCTGATGTGCGGCATCAGCTCCGGCGCCGCCGCCTGGGCCGCGCTGAAGCTGGCCCGACAGCCGGAGCACAAGGGCAAGTTGATCGTGGTCGTGCTGCCCGATATCGGCGAGCGGTATCTCTCGACGAAGCTCTACCCGGAGTAA